The Deinococcota bacterium region GCCGGCGCAGCAGGTAGAGAAAGAAGGGACCCCCGGCCAAGGCGGTGACGACGCCGACGGGAATCTCGGCGGGCGAGATGAGCGTGCGCGCCAGGAGGTCGGCCAGAACCATGAAGAGCGCGCCCCACAGCGCCGCCAGCGGCACCAGCAGGCGGTGGTCGGGGCCAAAGGCCAGCCTCACCGCGTGCGGCACCATCAGGCCGACGAAGCCGATGATGCCCGAGACGCTCACCGCCGCCGCGGTGGCGAGCGTCGCCACCACGATGAGCGCCCTCTTGAAGGCTTCGACGGGCAGGCCGAGCTGCGCGGCCTGCTCGTCGCCGAGCTGCATCAGGTTGAGGGCGCGAGCCGACATGAGCGTCACCAAGCCGGCGACGAAGACGAAGGGCAGGACCGAGACGAGCTTGCCCCAGCTCGCCAAGCCAAAGGAGCCCAGGAGCCAGGCCAGCACCGTGACCGCCTGCTCGCGCGCCATGAGCATCATGAACGAGGTGGCGGCCGTCAGGCTCGAGCCCACCACCACGCCCGCCAAGATGAGCGCGACCAGCGGCAAGCTCCGGCCCTGCCGCGCCAGCGTCATCACCAGGGCCACGGTCAGGAGAGCGGAGGCGAAGGCCGCCAGCGGCACCCCGAGCGCGGCCAGCCAGGGCACGGCGGCGGCAAAGGCGATCACCAGCGCGGCGCCGAAGCCCGCGCCGCTGGCCACGCCGAGGAGGTAGGGGTCGGCCAGCGGGTTGCGAAAGATGCCCTGGTAGACCACGCCCGCCAGCGCCAGCGAAGCGCCCACGAGCGCCGCCAGCAAGACGCGCGGCAGGCGGATCTGCCAGACGATGGTGTCGCCGCTGCCGACGAGCTCGCCCGTGACCCCGTGCCAGACCGCCGTCAGGACCAGGGCGGGCGCGAGGCGGACCGAGCCCACCCCCGTCGCCACCACCATCACCCCGAGGAGCGCCAGGCTGGAGAGGAGCAGGGGCGTCCAGCGCCAGCGCTGGCGCCGCGCACCCTGCGCTCTCGTCAGGGAAGTGTGCACCCTTAGAACAGCTCGGGGTGAAAGAGCCGCGCGAAGAGCCGCACCGCCTCGGCCATGCGCGGCCCGGGACGGCTCACCAGGGTGCTCTCCTCGAGGCTGAGGGCGACGACCCGGCCCTCACCGACCGCCGTGACGGCCTCCCAGCCGGGCCGCTGGGGAAGCTCCCCGGCGGAGAACTCGCCCACCACGATTACCTCGGGGTCGCTCGCCACCACGAACTCGGGGTCGAGCTGCGGAAAGTCGCCCATCTCCTCACCGACGATGTTGTCGCCGCCGGCCTTGGCTATCAGGACGCCCATAAAGGAGCCGGGGCCGACGCTGTAGGGCGTGGGGT contains the following coding sequences:
- a CDS encoding iron ABC transporter permease, whose protein sequence is MHTSLTRAQGARRQRWRWTPLLLSSLALLGVMVVATGVGSVRLAPALVLTAVWHGVTGELVGSGDTIVWQIRLPRVLLAALVGASLALAGVVYQGIFRNPLADPYLLGVASGAGFGAALVIAFAAAVPWLAALGVPLAAFASALLTVALVMTLARQGRSLPLVALILAGVVVGSSLTAATSFMMLMAREQAVTVLAWLLGSFGLASWGKLVSVLPFVFVAGLVTLMSARALNLMQLGDEQAAQLGLPVEAFKRALIVVATLATAAAVSVSGIIGFVGLMVPHAVRLAFGPDHRLLVPLAALWGALFMVLADLLARTLISPAEIPVGVVTALAGGPFFLYLLRRQGRRTA